Genomic window (Streptomyces sp. RerS4):
GAGCGGCTGGGCGCCCTGCTGCGCGAGGCGCGCGCCGACCGCAGCATGGTCGAGATCGCCGCCGGCGCCGGGCTGTCCGCCGAGACCCTCCGCAAGATCGAGACCGGCCGGGCGCCCACCCCCGCCTTCTTCACCGTCGCCGCCCTCGCCGAGGTCCTCGGCCTCTCCCTGGACGACGTCATGCGCCGCTGCGCGATGGTGCCCGCCTGAGCGGGTCCCCGTACGGGGTTCCGTAGGGGTCTCAGCCCCCGCAGCCGATGGGGCCCGAGGGCTCCCGGGGCGGGGCGGCGTAGGCGGGGCAGCCACAGGGCGGGCCGGCGGGCGCGGGGCCGCGGCAGGGGCCCTCGTGGTGCCGGTCCTTCGCGTGCCCGCAGGTGTGGCAGTCGTATTGCATGCCGGCGATGTCCACGGCGAGGAGGACCCCGAACAGCACGAGCGGCCCGCCGGCGAACGCCAGGAGGAACCAGTCGCCTCCGGTCACGGGTCACCCCTTCACGGTCCCACTCGCCGTCCTGGCCATTCGAACGTCTCGAACGTCGGCCCACGGTACCGGCCCGCAGCGGAGTCCGGCAGGCCCGATTCCGGGAGAGTCCGGCGGCCGATCGGCCCAACCGGCGGTGCGGGCGCGCCTCGTTGGGGCAGAGGTGAACGCGTGTCGGACTCCCACGCGGTGAAGCGGATCGGTCTCGGAATGCTCGGCGCCCTCCTCGCGGGCGGTCTCCTCGTCGCGGCATGCGCCGTCCCCGACGATCGCCCCCGGTCGGGCGCGGGCGGCTGCGCCGCCGTCTCGTCGGCCGAGAGCGGGGCGGGCTGCCGCCGCCTCGGCGCCGGCATGTGAGGTGACGATGTGTCCGGTGACGGCGCGTTGCCGTCAAGCCTTGGGGCTCCCGTAGCCAGAGCGCGGCCCGCCCCGCCGTCGAGGTCGACGACGTCGCCCTGGCCCTCGGCGCCGCCGGGCGCGAGCGGGAGGCCCACGCCCTGCTCACCGCCTTCGTCCGGCTGCGCACCGCCGAGGAGGCCGCCGCGCCGGCCCGCCACGAACCCGTACTGGTTCGCGCCCCGGCCGCTGCGCGCGACCCGCGAGCTGTCGGTGAACCGGCACCGCGATCTGGCGCACGCCCTACGGACGGCCGGGGTCGCCGGGGCCTGAAGTGCCCGTCTGCTGACCGCAAACGACCACGAGGCGTCGTAACGTGATCGACTACTCCAACCGCGCAACGTGGTCTTGCCCCACGCAGTGACGAGGCCTACCTTCGACTCCCTACGGACACCGTCTACGTGCGTAGAAGTCGGCGTTCCCGTCGCGAGGAGCAGCTCATGGCCCAAGTCGTCCGCGCCGCACTCGTCCAGGCCACCTGGACCGGAGACACCGAGTCGATGATCGCCAAGCACGAGGAGCACGCCCGTCGGGCGGCGGCCCAGGGTGCGAAGATCATCGGCTTCCAGGAGGTGTTCAACGCCCCCTACTTCTGCCAGGTCCAGGAGCCCGAGCACTACCGCTGGGCCGAACCCGTCCCCGACGGCCCCACCGTCCGCCGGATGCAGGACCTCGCCCGCGAGACCGGCATGGTCATCGTCGTCCCGGTCTTCGAGTTCGAGAGCGAAGGGTTCTACTACAACACCGCCGCCGTGATCGACGCGGACGGCAGCTACCTCGGCAAGTACCGCAAGCACCACATCCCGCAGGTCAAGGGCTTCTGGGAGAAGTTCTACTTCCGCCCCGGCAACCTCGGCTGGCCCGTCTTCGACACCGCCGTCGGCCGTGTCGGCGTGTACATCTGCTACGACCGCCACTTCCCCGAGGGCTGGCGCCAACTCGGCCTCGCCGGAGCACAGTTGGTGTACAACCCGTCCGCCACCCACCGGGGCCTGTCCGCGCACCTGTGGCAGCTGGAGCAGCCCGCCTCCGCCGTCGCCAACGAGTACTTCATCGCCGCCATCAACCGCGTCGGCCGGGAGGAGTACGGCGACAACGACTTCTACGGCACGAGCTACTTCGTCGACCCGCGCGGCCGGTTCGTCGGCGACCTCGCGAGCGACAAGGAGGAGGAACTCCTCGTCCGGGACCTCGACTTCGACCTGATCAAGGAGGTCCGCGACCAGTGGGCCTTCTACCGCGACCGCCGCCCCGACGCCTACGGAGGGCTCGTACAGCC
Coding sequences:
- a CDS encoding helix-turn-helix transcriptional regulator, translated to MVRTPLTPEERERGERLGALLREARADRSMVEIAAGAGLSAETLRKIETGRAPTPAFFTVAALAEVLGLSLDDVMRRCAMVPA
- a CDS encoding nitrilase-related carbon-nitrogen hydrolase, with amino-acid sequence MAQVVRAALVQATWTGDTESMIAKHEEHARRAAAQGAKIIGFQEVFNAPYFCQVQEPEHYRWAEPVPDGPTVRRMQDLARETGMVIVVPVFEFESEGFYYNTAAVIDADGSYLGKYRKHHIPQVKGFWEKFYFRPGNLGWPVFDTAVGRVGVYICYDRHFPEGWRQLGLAGAQLVYNPSATHRGLSAHLWQLEQPASAVANEYFIAAINRVGREEYGDNDFYGTSYFVDPRGRFVGDLASDKEEELLVRDLDFDLIKEVRDQWAFYRDRRPDAYGGLVQP